taattaaaaaatttttactgTAATTTTTTGGCTTTGTTTTtatgtaataaaaaattaaaaacaaattaactTAACTAACCTGAAACCAAACTTTCACTTGCGAATCGGTTAGATTCAATTCTTCGGCCAAACGATGACGATCCGGTTTGGTAATGTATTTTTGTATTGCGAATCGTCTTTCCAGACCACGTCGttgatttgttgaaaatactGCTCGTGACCAGGTTCGTTTTCGTTTGGCATtcttgttgctgttattattattattattattggtttgctgttgattattggcatatgatgatttagttagatgctgttgttgttgttgtttcgatgTAAAATTTTGAGTTGCATTCGGtaatattgattcattcaaaattgtaCGTTGCGATAGAACGGTAgtcatataatcattatttaaaacacttgatgatgataataaatattgatattgatctTTTAGACAATTCCAATAAGCTAaacgatcattattatcattctcTGTAAtcgaatttattgatgaGGTTTGTGGCATAAATCGTGGATATTGATTACGCatccaattcatttgttgctgttgactaaacaacaaatgtgGAATAACATACtcaaaagatgatgatgacgatgaaccAGGTATTCCGGAAGTGGAATAATTTGTATTCAATGGTGAATGTATGGGCTCGATGAACGATGTATTAAAATATCCTGACCCACCATACCCgatcattgaattatttgtttgtattgtCGATTTATTATGAGAATTATTTTGGCCTGAATGAACGATATTATCTTCGTGGTGGTTCgtatttttaatcaaattagTTTCGGAAGtgttcttttcatcattattgctgACTGTATTTTTACAAatcttttttgaaaaatcttCCGAAGTTGAGGAAGATTCGGATTTTgcttcaaaatttaaatctatAGACAGACAAGAATCCTGctgattttgtttggtttttaaAGCATTTGAAGATGAAGCGAGAATATTTTCCATGGCAAAgttcaatatttttgttgttgtaacatTATTCGATactgttggtgatgatgataatgtttttgattgtcCGCCATCAATGACATTAGTTTgaatgttattattgtggTCCACCATGATTTAgtttaaatattttataataatctacattggaaaaaaaattattgaaaaattgtacTTATACATctgcatgatgatgatcatcatcattatgatattATAAACatgacatttgattttttttgcgtaTCGTATTAGATCGGAttgcaataataaaaatatcgttatatcgattatcatcatcattcagatttaatcaaacaaacgataatgatttttataaatccacacaaacattcagattaattaattttaacaTTTCATAACAATATTAAACTCGcaaaattatatattataaagATTATTATACATATATTACTTACTTCTGACGATATGAATgcaaatgacaaattttgataaatataAGAATATCTTGATTTGAATTGCTTTTAAATATTGTCCGATTGAATAGAAATTGTTATTGTAACTAATGTTGgatattttatttcacaCCAACTTGTTGACACCAAGAATTTAAACTAGAAACAAATGTTTACTATGGGGGTTTTCGTctgaataaatgattgtagaaaaaatcgatttgtcatatgatgattaaatatCAGAGTAATTATGACCGTTCATGGCATAATAACCAAACATGAAATCAACTAATGAATTCCAATGTtggtgattatcatcatcatcattttttggatatttgaaatgatcatACCAAAggaaatatttgaattgaatggaatataTACTCATACGTCAATGGccaaatggaaaattattgaaatgaatatagtGATGGAGGAGGAGTCGAattatttttggtttcaatttCGAACAATATTGTTTTGTCTATATGGATCGAAGTTGATCATCCCACCAACACACAAATGCATATATCCGACAATAATTAAGACAAATAGCATgcttatgatcatcattatgactTTAATACTGAATTACTGGATTAAACTGTAAACATGTTTCGAAGCCAAAGCCTATGGTGTATGGATAATGGAAAATCAGTAACATTAGTTAAATTGTTtatacattttcatttcttgtcATAATAACATCGGTTATATGTCGAAATTTTGGCAcgtgtttgttcattttcaaaaagtcGTTCTGTAAGATTTATccatgtttttgtttctcttaactttcattgaaatcataACCATTTGGTCCGAAACCTAATTTAGCTATAATTTTACGCCATATTGTATTATTGGTatctgaatattttttttctgtcggTTTCGTttagcaaaagaaaaataaacccACCagtcaatgataattatgatgatcatgattatcatcatctggtcgaccatcaattttttttttgacgcgTGTCCGTGTCATATGTTCTCACTTATATCTGTATATAATTACAAAAGTTTGATGCAATTCTTACCAAAATTCTACATATTCGAGAGCAACAAGTTAACAAACCATTTGACCAGAGACATTTGTTAAGgtcattttcttattttttttttgcaaaatggTTAGGATATAATGATTACACTtaattgtattgaattttattctttttagCAACAAATGGTTGCGGTTTTAAAGTCTTGAGGCTATGATTTGTCACGGTCAAGGTAATAATGTGACGACAGAcacaaatgattcaaaagaaTCAAACACTGATAATATTGTCAACgagattttgaatttataacactcacatatacacaaatactagaaaatttaattttcaactatttaataaaaatttaattgaaacttttcagaaattttgttgtaaaatttttttataacaaTCAGGtaatgaatcgaaaataatCCATTTAAGTGGTCTTTGTGTTGATTGTGTCCATTGAGAAATGTtagcaaattttttatttataatgaCAAATTGTTCTGCATTGTGGCTGacattcttttcatcataatcgaaaTAATCGACAcgatttaattcaattggaATTTCGTATTGACGAAAAAGATTTTCCACATAATCCACGTTTTCGTTGGAATCTTGTATTGTTTTAGGACAAAACCATTCTGTCAATACTGACAAGGGCAGTCGTGTAGCAGGTGAACGATAAGCTAATGAAATAGATTTCAACAAttccatatgatgatatggaagattcattgtgaaaaatgaacaacagaGAAGCTTATATTTCCTTTGCATCATATTGATTTGGCGAAGTATTTGTATGTGATTACCAATCAGATAGTTACGgataaaattgttgattatttgaaattgtttgaGTTTCAATATCTGAGATACATTTCTATCAAGTTTCAATTTACGGTAACGTTTAAaagtttgattttcaaattctggGCGAAGATTATATAACATGTATAGCATTTCGAAACGACATCGCCACCGAGACCATAATATATTGctgaaataatcataataagaGATCAACGAATAAAGACTGTCTTTAAAATGAGTCTCATGAAGGTGAGCATCAAAATATCTATTATTCATggtaattgatgatgattggccaATATGaatccaaacaaaatgagaatagatataaaattcaatacaaCGTTCCAATATGTAAAGACAATTGGAATCCAAAGCTCGCTGAATGGTCATATCTTGACGAACCGATCTCAGTCTATCGAAAACGAAATCATAATAAACACCAAACGATTCCATAAGGCTAAATCCATTATCAcgataattgatgaattgcGTATCAAAACAATCGTCGATAAGATAATCAATAGTTTTTTTGAGAACAGAAGTAGGACGGATGTTTTCCGGTATGACAGTTTCTTTTCCTGCACTTGAACGTTGATATTGTTTCACTGATTTCTGAGCATCGGTAAATTTTCGATGAGCAAAAGAATTGTTGTGCCCATCTTTCCCACGAAAGCGAAGTTGATACAATGACCATTCGTTTGGATTAATCAATTCCATTCTATGTAGCAGACCGTTTCGCTCTCGAAATGACATTTCTTTAGGTGGACACATTTGCATACATTTTGCTTCGACCACTTGATTTACTTGgttgttattatcataaagattcaacgatgaaaataattctgGCAAATTATCCATGGCTATTGAATTTCGAATTTACCAGATGCAACATTTCAACACCTTAATCTACCTTCTTGAGGCAAGAGATGTGTATATAGTGTGAAAttccttttattttttttccaaaaaattataatttttcattcaagttTGAGCTGAAACTAAATGGGGTTTTGagtaaaatgaatgattcttCCAGAGAAGCAATCCAaactgagaaaaaaattgtacccTTTCAAAATAGATTAAATCATTTTAggagttttgttgtttttgtataaAATGTTGGAAATGTAAAATAGATTCTGTAGTTAATATGGAGgcgaaataaaatataaaataggATGTCGATGATTTCGAATTGacacacgcatacacacattGAATGTTTTGGTAATGTTTGTGTAAATAATAGAGAGAGTGAGAGTTTGAGTAGCATTAATAGTTTGAAAATTATACAAATTATTCGCCGGTAATATTTGAAgagaataaaatatttacaaGCTGAGAATTGAAAACAAGAAATATTTCGCAAGTGCTGTCACTCAAGATATTTCTGGTAtacaattgataatcaattatttccTGAGATCCAAAACAAATACCTgctcaaagaaaaatatattaGCAATTTGACatatttaatgaaaaacgaTTAACATACGGATCCATCTGAGGCTGAAGCTCCAACTTTATCTCCCTTAGAATTCCAACAAACTTCAAATATGCCTCCGGTACCTTTATATGAGTTGACCAATTGTCCAGTCTGTGTGGACCAAATATGTACACATTTATCGAAACTGCCTGATGCAAGAAAACGACCATCTGGTGAAAATGCGACCGAATATACTGGTTCGTTGTGTTTGGTCAAGGTATTCAGACAGGTTCCTTTTTCCACTTCCCATAATCGAACAGTTGAATCGAACGAAGCAGAAGCCAACATAAGATTCAAATTGGGATTGGCCGTGCCTGGACCAGTTGGTGACCATTTAATAGTATAGATTTCTTTTTGATGTGCTTGAAAATCATGCACAGGTGTGTCCGAATTCATCGACCAAATCTTCAATGACATATCATCCGAACATGATGCTAAAAGACGACCTTGTGGACACCACTTGATAGCATTAACTTCGTTTTGATGGCCTTTGAAAGTTTTGACAGGTGTAGACAATCCTAATTTGCAAACATGTATACATTGATCAGTGGAACAGGAagcaaacgaaaaatttgtttgccAATCAACATCCAATGCCGGAGCGCTATGAAATGCAAACtacacaaatcaaattaaataacAATCTAGATTCTAGAATACTAATTTATCTATACCTGTTGAGTGCATTGGCCTGAAGATGCATCCCAAATAATAGtctgtaaaataaaaaaagattgtttaaaatggaaatattatgatgataccAAATTTGACAAACCGTTTTATCAACCCCTGCACTCAATATGTAATTTccttttttgttccattttaaAGCAAATATCGGGCCTTTATGTTGTCCTAAAGTGGAAGCTTGTCTGCCTTCGGTTGTCCAGATGCGCGCATAACCGTCATAACTACCTGTGGCTAATAAAGTTCCATCCGAATTCCAATCTAACGAAGTAACATCTTTGTTTGAAGGTACTTCAGTGCCGctgtaaatttttaaaagatTAGGCCCATCTCAAGTCAAATAATTATTCAAAGTCATCTAACACTCACCCTCTCTGAATGCAATGACGGAGTATTAAATGATTTCCGGGATCAGCCATATTCCATATTCGAGCAGTTGAATCACCAGATCCAGATGCCAACAAATCGGATGTAGGATTCCAGGCACAAATAAATACTTCTGAATCATGGCCGCGAAGTACTGTTGCCTTTGATTGAGGAATATCGATATCATTTACCGAGACAGTTGGTGGTATCTGTTGAGTTCCTCCTCCGAGATTATTATTCCCAATATTTAATGAAGCTATTACAGGCGAATTTAGATTGGCTAATGtagccgatgatgatggaacagAATTTGTTGAGGGTGTTGGCTGCTGGGTACTATTCAcggatgaaaaattatgtGGTGTTCCAGAATGAGAAGCTCCTGAattagtttgttgttgattaccGCTGCCAAGTGGTAAGTTATTCATAGGAGCCATATTCGGATTGTTGGACATTGTCATTGAACAGTAATGatcaatttccattttgattGCAGAATTATTTGAGGCATTTTGAGTAGAATTGGCCATACCATTTTGAACCACAGAATTTATAAGGCCATTGTTATTCGTGACCGAATCTTGATTTGTATTACCACTATTATTAGCAACATCGCTTGGTCTCGAAGAATCATTGTTTGTGTTGTTACTGCAGCtgctattgttgttggcatTGGAAGTTGAATTTGATGTGGTTGGTGGCCCAGTACCGTTCGGAACATTTCTAGCGTTTCCGCTGTTATTATTTGCTTCCAAACGTGATAATTGTATtctatgaataaattcaGGAGTAACGGCATCAATTAATGACATTGCTTCAAATTGTCTCTCGCCtccttcatcattatctgcATAAAGCTCTGCTTCGGTGTATTGTACACctgaattaaaattaaaaatattaatcaaacaatcaaatatttaaaGAGTTAAATGATCGAACCTTTCTGTATGATAGAGATTAATGCTGCCGGTGGAACTTGGGCGCCA
This is a stretch of genomic DNA from Dermatophagoides farinae isolate YC_2012a chromosome 2, ASM2471394v1, whole genome shotgun sequence. It encodes these proteins:
- the ebi gene encoding transducin beta like ebi — encoded protein: MIHNFINRIIKIMSFTSDEINYLIYRYLQESGFIHSAFTFGIESHVSQSNINGAQVPPAALISIIQKGVQYTEAELYADNDEGGERQFEAMSLIDAVTPEFIHRIQLSRLEANNNSGNARNVPNGTGPPTTSNSTSNANNNSSCSNNTNNDSSRPSDVANNSGNTNQDSVTNNNGLINSVVQNGMANSTQNASNNSAIKMEIDHYCSMTMSNNPNMAPMNNLPLGSGNQQQTNSGASHSGTPHNFSSVNSTQQPTPSTNSVPSSSATLANLNSPVIASLNIGNNNLGGGTQQIPPTVSVNDIDIPQSKATVLRGHDSEVFICAWNPTSDLLASGSGDSTARIWNMADPGNHLILRHCIQRGGTEVPSNKDVTSLDWNSDGTLLATGSYDGYARIWTTEGRQASTLGQHKGPIFALKWNKKGNYILSAGVDKTTIIWDASSGQCTQQFAFHSAPALDVDWQTNFSFASCSTDQCIHVCKLGLSTPVKTFKGHQNEVNAIKWCPQGRLLASCSDDMSLKIWSMNSDTPVHDFQAHQKEIYTIKWSPTGPGTANPNLNLMLASASFDSTVRLWEVEKGTCLNTLTKHNEPVYSVAFSPDGRFLASGSFDKCVHIWSTQTGQLVNSYKGTGGIFEVCWNSKGDKVGASASDGSVFVLDLRK
- the LOC124499091 gene encoding uncharacterized protein LOC124499091 encodes the protein MDNLPELFSSLNLYDNNNQVNQVVEAKCMQMCPPKEMSFRERNGLLHRMELINPNEWSLYQLRFRGKDGHNNSFAHRKFTDAQKSVKQYQRSSAGKETVIPENIRPTSVLKKTIDYLIDDCFDTQFINYRDNGFSLMESFGVYYDFVFDRLRSVRQDMTIQRALDSNCLYILERCIEFYIYSHFVWIHIGQSSSITMNNRYFDAHLHETHFKDSLYSLISYYDYFSNILWSRWRCRFEMLYMLYNLRPEFENQTFKRYRKLKLDRNVSQILKLKQFQIINNFIRNYLIGNHIQILRQINMMQRKYKLLCCSFFTMNLPYHHMELLKSISLAYRSPATRLPLSVLTEWFCPKTIQDSNENVDYVENLFRQYEIPIELNRVDYFDYDEKNVSHNAEQFVIINKKFANISQWTQSTQRPLKWIIFDSLPDCYKKILQQNF
- the LOC124499092 gene encoding uncharacterized protein LOC124499092 → MVDHNNNIQTNVIDGGQSKTLSSSPTVSNNVTTTKILNFAMENILASSSNALKTKQNQQDSCLSIDLNFEAKSESSSTSEDFSKKICKNTVSNNDEKNTSETNLIKNTNHHEDNIVHSGQNNSHNKSTIQTNNSMIGYGGSGYFNTSFIEPIHSPLNTNYSTSGIPGSSSSSSFEYVIPHLLFSQQQQMNWMRNQYPRFMPQTSSINSITENDNNDRLAYWNCLKDQYQYLLSSSSVLNNDYMTTVLSQRTILNESILPNATQNFTSKQQQQQHLTKSSYANNQQQTNNNNNNNSNKNAKRKRTWSRAVFSTNQRRGLERRFAIQKYITKPDRHRLAEELNLTDSQVKVWFQNRRMKWRHSLTFQAQLPLVMESRALQNLMKQKNGKMKTIMMAMNDHSHQKK